Proteins encoded in a region of the Perca fluviatilis chromosome 6, GENO_Pfluv_1.0, whole genome shotgun sequence genome:
- the LOC120559971 gene encoding lymphotoxin-alpha-like, with product MEMLYASRRLIREWDTGCMEDEGCCCCGVGEGESGLHRQNTLFHHLRQQETRLRRMAQFLTVALLLLVALVVALLVTVVLGGRCNHQSADSHGQPTKPPESQAVFSDGQQQQKDFNNPSAMLTAPNGNNLYGEYLKWESNIGNAFCHGGFNYSDGNLVVPRKGIYSVFLQLTYERKKELQCPSDNKLKLTNEVFVISDHYNRDITLLSSVDTVICNMEQWSKSTYTGGLFFLEANSRLRVNSTYRDLISKTESQVFFGAVLLLP from the exons ATGGAGATGTTGTATGCGAGCCGGCGGCTGATCCGCGAATGGGACACAGGCTGCATGGAAGACgaaggctgctgctgctgcggagtAGGAGAAGGAGAGTCAGGATTACATCGGCAAAACACTTTATTCCATCATCTCCGCCAGCAAGAGACACGACTACGGAGAATGGCCCAGTTTTTAACCGTGGCGCTCCTACTGCTGGTTGCACTCGTTGTGGCTTTGCTAGTCACGGTTGTGCTGGGAGGGCGATGTAATCATCAGTCAGCGGACAGCCATGGCCAG CCGACGAAGCCGCCCGAGAGCCAAGCAG TGTTCAGTGACGGACAGCAGCAACAGAAAGACTTCAACAATCCAAGTGCCATGCTGACAG CTCCTAATGGCAACAACCTTTATGGGGAATATCTTAAATGGGAGAGTAACATTGGAAATGCCTTTTGTCATGGAGGTTTCAACTACTCTGATGGGAACCTTGTAGTGCCCAGGAAGGGCATCTACAGCGTCTTCCTGCAGCTCACctatgagagaaagaaagagctcCAGTGTCCCAGTGATAATAAGCTGAAACTCACCAACGAGGTGTTCGTTATCTCGGATCATTACAATAGGGATATTACTCTCCTGTCATCAGTcgacacagtgatttgcaacaTGGAACAGTGGAGTAAATCCACCTATACGGGCGGCTTGTTCTTCCTGGAGGCTAACAGCAGACTACGCGTGAATTCAACCTACCGTGACCTTATTAGTAAAACAGAATCACAGGTGTTCTTCGgtgctgtgctgctgctgccttaG